In Fluviispira sanaruensis, a genomic segment contains:
- the xseA gene encoding exodeoxyribonuclease VII large subunit, protein MKRTYQVSDNKLILLGDTYSIKEEIKKAGGRWDPTRKNWWLVPSKANLELIANFGFLQNENLEVNKQSNIDIPSKYEEISNELSVSNFVYMIESFIRKNLADKYWIFGEVTSFKIANGHTFFDLSDREEAQINLATSLKATSIPCILWQGKRKLLADKISQIILQDGSKIKILVACDFRKEGARINAIIEDIDIQYTQGDLYLQRLAIVQDLKKRGLYDKNKRLKIPKIPLKIALITAENSRACSDFLNELKLSEIAFRITIYDCNMQGEKTSENICNAFTQIEQNNPKFDCIVISRGGGSKLDLRWFDNIEIAKKIAYSSLPVLTAVGHFDDKSIADEVSCVSEKTPTAAARFLSTTVLNTLNLFFTRMENLSGHLLRKFAREKEFLNSLENKLAISARRVLQSEKRNLDRLEHVLRIYKQSTQQALQRGFALVYNNNGEIITAHDFLAENPPKDLKLEFANICTNEHIFVDVSVNGITLQEDRI, encoded by the coding sequence ATGAAAAGAACTTATCAAGTTTCAGACAATAAACTTATCCTTTTGGGCGATACTTATTCTATAAAAGAAGAGATAAAAAAAGCAGGAGGGCGTTGGGATCCTACGCGAAAAAATTGGTGGCTTGTCCCAAGCAAAGCAAATCTTGAATTAATTGCTAATTTTGGCTTTCTTCAAAATGAAAACCTTGAAGTTAATAAGCAAAGTAATATAGATATTCCTAGTAAATATGAAGAAATCAGCAATGAATTAAGTGTTTCTAACTTCGTCTATATGATTGAATCCTTTATTCGAAAAAACTTAGCCGATAAATATTGGATATTTGGTGAAGTGACCAGTTTTAAAATTGCAAATGGGCATACTTTTTTTGATCTGTCCGATCGCGAGGAAGCACAGATAAATCTAGCTACAAGTTTAAAGGCGACCAGTATTCCCTGTATTTTATGGCAGGGTAAGCGAAAGCTGCTTGCTGATAAAATCTCTCAAATTATACTACAGGATGGTTCGAAAATTAAAATCCTTGTAGCCTGTGATTTTCGTAAAGAAGGCGCACGGATCAATGCGATCATTGAAGATATAGATATCCAATACACTCAAGGAGATCTTTATCTACAGAGGCTTGCAATCGTTCAAGACCTAAAAAAAAGAGGGCTTTACGACAAAAATAAGAGATTAAAAATCCCAAAGATACCCTTAAAAATCGCACTCATAACTGCTGAAAACAGCCGAGCCTGTTCCGACTTTCTCAATGAACTCAAATTATCAGAAATCGCTTTTCGTATCACAATTTATGATTGCAATATGCAGGGTGAAAAAACATCTGAAAATATTTGCAATGCATTTACACAAATCGAACAAAATAACCCGAAATTTGATTGCATTGTTATCAGTAGAGGGGGAGGAAGCAAACTCGACCTCAGATGGTTTGATAATATCGAAATAGCTAAAAAAATAGCTTATTCCTCACTCCCCGTTCTGACAGCTGTCGGACATTTTGATGATAAAAGTATCGCTGATGAAGTTTCTTGTGTCAGCGAAAAAACACCAACTGCGGCTGCGCGTTTTCTCTCTACAACAGTTTTAAACACACTTAATTTATTTTTCACCCGGATGGAAAATTTGAGCGGTCATCTTCTACGCAAATTTGCTCGAGAAAAAGAGTTTCTCAATTCGCTCGAAAATAAACTTGCCATATCCGCGCGAAGAGTTTTGCAGTCCGAAAAAAGAAATTTAGATCGCCTTGAACACGTATTGCGCATTTATAAACAGAGCACTCAACAAGCTTTGCAAAGAGGTTTTGCCCTTGTTTACAACAACAATGGTGAAATAATCACGGCCCATGATTTTCTAGCAGAAAACCCCCCCAAAGATTTGAAACTAGAATTCGCGAATATTTGCACAAATGAACATATCTTTGTAGATGTGTCAGTGAATGGGATTACCCTTCAAGAAGATAGAATCTGA
- the pyk gene encoding pyruvate kinase translates to MDLSSLPRTKIVCTLGPSSSTKEMISKLIDAGMNVARLNFSHGEHAVHAANIALIREISKEKNVQVAILQDLQGPKIRTGKLKDGGINIKKGQKITLRYAPEQIDDAILPIDYRELATDVKVGARILLDDGLLAMKIIDIRGSDVDCEVTHGGFLKSRKGVNFPECHLSIPATTEKDIRDLLFGVAQGVDYIALSFVQTAADVSKLRMMLRALGSEIPIITKVEMLSAVQFIDDICEVSDGIMVARGDLGVECGFANVAAYQKKIIEAALNKGKPVIVATQMLDSMIEHRRPTKAEICDVANAVYDHADATMLSGESASGKYPELAVLTMRDILNRVDRSKSVSPIEPVSINRPENETAAEVFARTTTELAEKMQATAIVCLTLTGSMARYVAKYRPQAPVIAFSPRPDVVRKLSLVRGVVGVLNNIFYDSDTAFSEITKYLAKEKFVKEGDLILITGGIPVTQMLPSNTMKVHRMTKNDFI, encoded by the coding sequence ATGGATCTCAGCAGTCTTCCTAGAACAAAAATTGTTTGCACACTTGGCCCTTCTTCAAGCACAAAAGAAATGATTTCCAAATTGATCGATGCCGGAATGAATGTTGCAAGACTCAATTTTTCCCACGGTGAACATGCCGTGCATGCTGCAAACATAGCTTTAATAAGAGAAATATCTAAAGAAAAAAATGTACAAGTTGCAATTTTGCAGGATTTACAGGGTCCTAAAATTCGAACCGGTAAGTTAAAAGATGGTGGAATAAATATTAAAAAGGGGCAGAAAATAACCCTACGTTATGCTCCTGAACAAATTGATGATGCAATCCTACCAATCGACTATAGAGAACTCGCGACAGATGTAAAAGTTGGAGCACGCATTCTTCTCGATGACGGCCTTCTTGCCATGAAAATTATAGATATTAGAGGATCTGATGTAGACTGCGAAGTCACACATGGCGGATTTTTGAAATCGAGAAAAGGGGTAAACTTCCCAGAATGTCACCTTTCTATACCAGCAACAACTGAAAAAGACATTCGAGATCTTCTTTTTGGCGTTGCACAAGGTGTGGATTATATCGCTCTTTCATTTGTACAAACTGCTGCTGACGTATCTAAACTCAGAATGATGCTCAGAGCGCTTGGCTCTGAAATTCCAATTATCACTAAAGTCGAAATGCTCAGTGCAGTTCAATTTATCGACGATATTTGTGAAGTTTCAGATGGAATCATGGTGGCCCGCGGTGACCTTGGAGTTGAGTGCGGATTTGCCAATGTTGCAGCTTATCAAAAGAAAATCATCGAAGCTGCTCTTAACAAAGGGAAACCTGTTATTGTTGCAACGCAAATGCTTGATTCTATGATTGAGCACAGACGACCAACTAAAGCAGAAATCTGTGACGTTGCGAATGCCGTGTACGACCATGCCGATGCGACTATGCTCTCTGGCGAAAGCGCTTCTGGTAAATATCCAGAACTCGCTGTGCTTACTATGCGCGATATTCTAAATCGCGTTGACAGAAGCAAAAGCGTCAGCCCTATTGAGCCTGTTTCTATAAATCGCCCAGAAAACGAAACAGCAGCTGAAGTATTCGCACGGACAACAACAGAACTTGCAGAAAAAATGCAAGCGACTGCAATTGTCTGTCTTACTCTTACCGGCAGTATGGCTCGTTACGTTGCAAAATATCGCCCACAAGCTCCTGTGATAGCCTTTAGCCCTCGCCCTGATGTTGTGCGTAAATTGAGTTTAGTGAGAGGCGTTGTTGGAGTCTTAAATAATATTTTTTATGATTCTGACACTGCGTTTTCTGAAATTACTAAGTATTTAGCAAAAGAAAAGTTCGTAAAAGAAGGAGATCTCATTTTAATAACAGGAGGCATACCTGTTACTCAAATGTTACCTAGCAATACTATGAAAGTGCATCGCATGACAAAAAACGATTTTATCTAA
- the trpS gene encoding tryptophan--tRNA ligase gives MKESTQITKNKPTQKTLESRKRFLTGIKATGQIHLGNYFGAIKPMMELSQNSENEVILMCVDWHGLTNRAKIMAPGELSHSIIALYLALGFNLNGNSILLQSDFPQIHENAWYLSCSTASGLLERSHAYKDALANGKEASAGLLYYPVLMASDIVTFDSQYIPVGKDQNQHLEYASDMAKLFNNLVATDVYIEAKGVEREIPTLIGTDGDRKMSKSYNNEIPIFAAKKDIEKKVKEIKTDSKGLDEPKDPNTCTIFQIFQSFASKDAISYMRERLEKGTGYGYGHAKKDFVDEHERVFGVFREKYDYYLNNEKVVKDLLEPGYERANNYANAVLERARTALGLKSYNRIK, from the coding sequence ATGAAAGAATCTACACAAATAACTAAAAATAAACCTACGCAAAAAACTTTAGAGAGTCGAAAAAGATTTCTTACAGGTATCAAAGCGACAGGACAAATTCATCTTGGCAATTATTTTGGTGCAATAAAACCTATGATGGAATTATCGCAAAATAGTGAAAATGAAGTTATTTTAATGTGTGTAGATTGGCATGGGCTGACAAATCGTGCAAAAATCATGGCTCCAGGTGAGTTATCTCACTCGATTATTGCGCTGTATCTTGCTTTAGGATTCAATTTAAATGGGAATTCAATCCTTTTACAAAGTGATTTCCCGCAAATTCATGAAAATGCTTGGTACCTTTCGTGCTCAACGGCCTCAGGCCTATTAGAGCGCTCTCATGCCTATAAAGACGCTTTAGCGAATGGCAAAGAAGCCTCTGCTGGTCTTTTGTATTATCCTGTCTTGATGGCAAGTGATATCGTGACTTTTGATTCTCAATATATCCCAGTTGGAAAAGATCAAAATCAACATCTTGAATACGCTTCTGACATGGCTAAGTTATTCAATAATTTAGTTGCTACAGATGTCTATATTGAAGCAAAAGGAGTCGAAAGGGAAATACCAACACTCATTGGGACAGACGGCGATCGCAAAATGAGTAAGAGTTATAATAATGAAATACCAATATTTGCAGCTAAAAAAGATATTGAGAAAAAAGTAAAGGAAATAAAAACTGACTCAAAAGGTCTCGATGAGCCAAAAGATCCAAATACATGTACAATTTTTCAAATTTTTCAATCCTTTGCTTCTAAGGATGCTATCTCTTATATGAGAGAAAGACTCGAAAAAGGAACTGGTTATGGCTATGGGCACGCAAAAAAAGACTTTGTGGATGAACATGAGAGAGTTTTTGGTGTCTTTAGAGAGAAATATGACTATTATTTAAATAACGAAAAAGTTGTAAAAGATCTCTTAGAGCCAGGCTATGAGCGTGCTAATAATTATGCCAACGCTGTGCTGGAAAGAGCGCGTACAGCATTAGGATTAAAATCCTATAATAGAATTAAATAA
- a CDS encoding integration host factor subunit alpha encodes MTLTKDKIVELIRSRTQFSSQEAKNLVETILESIKSKLENGEEVKISGFGKWVVREKRSRPGRNPHTGQRIEISARRVVTFHPSEKLREAVNNANLDDSKLVMAGADDDYNE; translated from the coding sequence ATGACTCTAACCAAAGACAAGATTGTTGAATTAATTCGTTCCAGGACTCAATTTTCTTCGCAAGAAGCGAAAAACTTGGTAGAAACCATTTTAGAGTCCATTAAATCTAAACTAGAAAATGGAGAAGAAGTAAAAATTTCCGGATTTGGCAAATGGGTTGTGCGTGAAAAAAGAAGCCGTCCTGGACGGAATCCGCACACAGGACAGCGCATTGAAATATCTGCACGTAGAGTTGTTACCTTTCACCCCTCTGAAAAGCTCAGAGAGGCTGTAAATAACGCTAATCTTGATGATAGCAAGCTCGTAATGGCTGGGGCTGACGACGATTACAACGAATAA
- a CDS encoding HU family DNA-binding protein — protein MAKSKSTLTTVPTSSIIADVSARFEQLPKKMTKEVISAFLEAIEENVAGGHKVRIDKVGILTCKDRAARKGRNPQTGEEIKIPASKKISFRVAKSLKERVGVAKKTTAKKK, from the coding sequence ATGGCTAAAAGCAAAAGCACACTCACAACTGTCCCAACAAGTTCTATCATTGCAGACGTTTCAGCGCGTTTTGAACAACTTCCAAAGAAAATGACTAAAGAAGTCATTTCAGCTTTTCTTGAAGCTATTGAAGAAAATGTAGCAGGTGGGCATAAAGTTCGTATTGATAAAGTCGGAATTCTTACTTGCAAAGATCGCGCAGCACGTAAAGGTCGTAATCCACAAACTGGTGAAGAGATTAAAATCCCTGCGTCTAAAAAGATCAGCTTCCGCGTTGCGAAATCTTTGAAAGAAAGAGTTGGAGTTGCAAAGAAAACTACGGCTAAAAAGAAATAA
- a CDS encoding pyridoxal-dependent decarboxylase, whose amino-acid sequence MNISSLISRYFHSSINDIEFQKWVSISLKAILDFLENHNGFKIHSDKLPSEISKKFISLKIPDKGQTIPIVLNETIENIIKNSVHVSHPAFIGHMTGASPHFLLICDLIISALNQNVVKIETALSATFVEMQTLCWLHRLIYEKSENYYKNILQSSQGSVGNCCSGGTIGNITALVAARNNAFPELHKKGVYLSYKNAQCVRAVVLVSERGHYSIKKACAVMGIGEENVISIPCHFFTNKINIAELKKRIQNLTLNKVKIIAIIGIAASTETGNVDDLSILARICKENKIWFHVDAAWGGAILLSNKYKNLLKGIKKADSVVIDGHKFMYLTMSQSAVLFKNKKSLDSLHQSAHYIIREGSVDLGKTSIEGSRRFDSLKLWFSFKVFGREGYESLINNAIKNAFLLAQLVSAHTSFELTSQPETSIVTYRFMPKELKMRMELAKKIHFLENKIFAKELKKFDFGKTADFLRVTKKINSILNEINTNLQKEQRKIGKSFVSRTTLQTIWKSQEIVVLRAVPFHPLTNNETLAEILREQEALGNKHFAKIRKRFMKEEAEAIRFFSDFLI is encoded by the coding sequence ATGAATATTTCTTCGCTCATATCTAGATATTTCCATTCATCAATTAACGATATAGAATTCCAAAAATGGGTATCTATCTCTCTCAAAGCTATTCTTGATTTCCTCGAAAATCATAATGGATTTAAAATCCATTCAGATAAATTACCAAGCGAAATTTCTAAAAAATTTATTTCCTTAAAAATTCCAGATAAAGGTCAAACGATCCCCATAGTTTTAAACGAAACTATTGAAAATATAATTAAAAATTCAGTTCACGTTTCCCATCCAGCATTTATTGGGCATATGACAGGAGCCTCTCCTCATTTTCTTTTAATTTGTGACCTAATTATAAGCGCTTTAAATCAAAATGTGGTAAAAATTGAAACAGCACTCTCTGCAACTTTTGTTGAAATGCAAACTCTCTGCTGGTTACATAGACTTATTTATGAGAAAAGCGAAAATTACTATAAAAATATTTTACAAAGTTCTCAAGGATCTGTGGGCAATTGTTGCAGCGGTGGCACAATTGGAAACATTACAGCATTAGTTGCTGCACGAAATAATGCTTTTCCAGAGCTTCATAAAAAGGGCGTTTATTTATCGTATAAAAATGCGCAATGTGTTCGCGCTGTGGTGTTAGTAAGTGAAAGGGGACATTATTCAATTAAAAAAGCATGCGCTGTCATGGGAATAGGCGAAGAAAACGTCATTTCAATTCCCTGCCATTTCTTTACAAATAAAATCAATATTGCTGAACTAAAAAAAAGAATTCAAAATTTAACTCTTAATAAAGTGAAAATCATTGCAATAATTGGCATAGCTGCAAGTACAGAAACCGGAAATGTTGATGATCTCTCAATTCTAGCACGAATTTGTAAAGAAAATAAGATTTGGTTTCATGTTGATGCCGCTTGGGGAGGCGCTATTCTTTTAAGCAATAAATATAAAAATTTATTGAAGGGAATAAAGAAAGCAGATTCAGTTGTTATAGATGGACATAAATTTATGTATCTTACGATGTCACAAAGCGCTGTCTTATTTAAAAATAAAAAATCTTTGGATTCCTTACATCAATCTGCTCATTATATTATCCGTGAAGGCAGTGTGGATCTCGGGAAAACAAGTATAGAAGGAAGCAGGCGATTTGACTCATTAAAACTTTGGTTTTCTTTCAAAGTATTTGGTCGCGAAGGGTATGAATCTCTCATTAATAATGCAATTAAAAATGCATTTTTGCTTGCTCAATTAGTTTCTGCTCACACATCATTTGAACTTACAAGTCAACCAGAAACGAGTATAGTAACATATAGATTTATGCCTAAAGAATTAAAGATGCGCATGGAATTAGCAAAGAAAATTCATTTTTTAGAGAATAAAATTTTTGCTAAAGAATTGAAAAAATTTGATTTTGGAAAAACTGCAGATTTTTTACGAGTTACAAAGAAAATAAATTCAATACTCAACGAAATCAATACTAACCTACAAAAAGAACAGAGGAAAATCGGTAAAAGTTTTGTTTCACGCACAACTCTTCAAACTATTTGGAAAAGTCAGGAAATTGTCGTACTGCGGGCTGTGCCTTTTCACCCACTCACAAACAATGAAACTCTAGCCGAAATTCTGAGAGAGCAAGAAGCGTTAGGGAATAAGCACTTTGCAAAAATCCGCAAAAGATTTATGAAAGAAGAGGCTGAGGCCATTCGTTTCTTTAGTGATTTTCTGATTTAA
- the lon gene encoding endopeptidase La: MADKKTTSRTLPLLPLRELLVFPHTVVPLFVGREKSIKALDDAMARNREIFLAAQKKPKSNDPLPEEIYEFGTIAQILQLLRLPDGTVKILVEGKKRGRILKYTESTEMLVVEVTEIQEPSGRSAENEALVRTVKQAFDTYVKLNKKVPPEMVFSISSIEDESRLADTLVVQLANLKLADKQRILETVDPAKRLEEIFSIIQSEIEILRVEKKIRARVKRQMEKTQKEYYLNEQMNAIQKELGNADDIRTEIAEIESKIKAKKLSDEAREKLKKEVKKLRSMSPMSAEATVVRNYIDTVLSLPWADYANTIKDQNFAEEVLNEDHFGLEKVKERILEYLAVTSLSNKIKGPILCLVGPPGVGKTSLAKSVARSTGRTFSRIALGGVRDEAEIRGHRRTYIGAMPGKILNAIKKASSGNPVILLDEIDKMSSDFRGDPSSAMLEVLDPEQNHAFNDHYLDLDYDLSQALFIATANSLSGVPKPLLDRMEIIYLSGYTEQEKINIGQQHLIQKSIKANGLDKSELKFENSALEELVRYYTREAGVRNLEREISSVCRKIARELLKNHKKTAPKTNPSVKETAAQNKESNVKEISTSIKENAAKDSQQKEVNNKETNDLTKLSTLEGVKAPLVDAALVQKYLGPRKYSIGEKELCNEIGIGQGLAYTEVGGDLLVTEVAVMSGKGNLKITGKLGDVMQESAQAAFSYVRSRAAFLGLEEEFYSKIDIHVHFPEGAIPKDGPSAGITMATALVSALTKKPFNREVAMTGEITLRGRVLPIGGLKEKLLAAHRGGIKRVIIPKENERDLLEIPKNIIQDLEVVPVDHMDTVLLHAIAWEHDDALETRLKNSQALALAGVTSSKNNQPLIHH; the protein is encoded by the coding sequence ATGGCTGATAAAAAAACGACAAGCCGAACTTTACCGCTCTTGCCTTTGAGGGAATTGCTTGTATTTCCACACACAGTTGTCCCTCTGTTTGTTGGACGGGAAAAAAGTATTAAAGCTCTCGATGATGCAATGGCTCGAAATAGAGAGATTTTTTTAGCGGCGCAAAAAAAACCAAAATCCAATGACCCCCTACCCGAAGAAATTTATGAATTTGGCACAATAGCACAGATATTACAATTGCTAAGACTGCCAGATGGCACAGTAAAAATTCTAGTTGAAGGTAAAAAAAGAGGTCGCATTCTTAAATACACAGAATCAACAGAAATGCTCGTAGTTGAAGTCACAGAAATTCAAGAACCTTCTGGTCGTTCCGCAGAAAATGAAGCTCTTGTGCGCACTGTTAAACAAGCCTTTGACACTTATGTCAAACTGAATAAAAAAGTTCCGCCTGAAATGGTTTTTTCCATTTCAAGTATTGAAGATGAAAGTCGTCTTGCTGACACATTGGTTGTTCAACTTGCAAATTTAAAATTAGCAGATAAACAAAGAATCTTAGAAACCGTTGATCCTGCTAAAAGACTTGAAGAAATATTCAGCATTATTCAATCCGAAATAGAAATTCTGAGAGTCGAAAAGAAAATTAGAGCACGCGTCAAACGGCAAATGGAGAAAACACAAAAAGAATATTATTTAAATGAGCAAATGAATGCTATTCAAAAAGAATTGGGCAATGCAGATGACATTCGCACTGAAATTGCAGAAATTGAAAGCAAAATCAAAGCCAAAAAATTAAGTGATGAAGCGCGCGAAAAACTTAAAAAAGAAGTTAAAAAGTTGCGCAGTATGAGTCCAATGAGTGCGGAAGCAACTGTTGTTAGAAATTATATCGACACCGTTCTTTCGTTACCTTGGGCTGATTACGCAAATACAATTAAAGATCAAAATTTTGCAGAAGAAGTGTTAAATGAAGATCACTTTGGCCTAGAAAAAGTAAAAGAAAGAATTCTAGAATATCTAGCTGTCACGAGTCTTTCTAACAAGATTAAAGGACCCATACTTTGTTTAGTCGGCCCTCCTGGTGTTGGAAAAACGAGTCTTGCAAAAAGTGTGGCACGTTCAACTGGCAGAACATTTTCCCGGATTGCCCTCGGAGGTGTCCGTGACGAAGCAGAAATTCGTGGACACAGACGCACATATATTGGAGCGATGCCAGGCAAAATTCTCAATGCTATCAAAAAAGCAAGCAGTGGTAATCCAGTTATATTACTAGATGAAATTGATAAAATGAGCTCAGACTTTAGAGGAGACCCCTCAAGCGCTATGCTTGAAGTCCTTGATCCTGAACAAAATCATGCTTTTAATGACCATTATCTCGACCTAGATTACGATCTCTCTCAAGCTCTCTTTATCGCAACAGCAAATAGCTTGAGCGGAGTGCCCAAGCCCTTGCTTGATCGCATGGAAATAATATATTTAAGTGGCTATACTGAACAAGAAAAAATTAATATTGGCCAACAACATCTTATTCAAAAATCGATTAAAGCAAATGGACTCGATAAATCTGAACTCAAATTTGAAAACTCTGCCCTAGAAGAATTGGTACGCTATTATACACGTGAAGCAGGCGTTAGAAATTTAGAGAGAGAGATCTCAAGCGTCTGTAGGAAAATTGCTAGAGAGTTATTGAAAAACCATAAAAAGACTGCGCCCAAAACTAATCCATCAGTTAAAGAAACAGCTGCTCAAAATAAAGAATCGAATGTTAAAGAAATTTCTACATCTATCAAAGAAAATGCTGCTAAAGATTCTCAACAAAAAGAGGTTAACAATAAAGAAACTAATGATTTAACAAAGCTATCAACTCTTGAAGGAGTAAAAGCACCTCTAGTCGATGCAGCACTTGTGCAAAAATATTTAGGACCAAGAAAATACAGTATTGGTGAAAAAGAATTGTGCAATGAAATTGGCATAGGCCAAGGACTCGCCTACACTGAGGTAGGAGGAGATTTATTAGTCACAGAAGTTGCTGTTATGAGTGGAAAAGGAAATCTAAAAATCACAGGTAAATTGGGTGATGTCATGCAAGAATCAGCCCAAGCGGCCTTTAGCTATGTTCGCTCGCGTGCTGCATTTTTAGGCCTAGAAGAAGAATTTTATTCAAAAATAGATATTCACGTGCATTTTCCTGAAGGTGCTATTCCAAAAGATGGCCCAAGTGCGGGCATAACAATGGCAACTGCACTTGTCAGTGCACTGACAAAAAAGCCATTTAATCGGGAAGTTGCTATGACAGGCGAAATAACACTGCGTGGACGTGTTCTTCCTATTGGTGGATTAAAAGAAAAACTTCTTGCAGCACACCGCGGAGGGATTAAACGCGTAATTATTCCAAAAGAAAACGAAAGAGATCTTTTAGAAATACCAAAAAATATTATCCAGGATCTTGAAGTCGTCCCGGTTGATCATATGGACACGGTTTTATTGCATGCTATTGCTTGGGAACATGATGATGCTTTAGAAACACGCTTAAAAAACTCACAAGCGCTTGCACTTGCAGGAGTCACCAGCTCAAAGAACAATCAACCTTTAATTCATCATTGA
- a CDS encoding sensor histidine kinase produces the protein MTSKDNYNFMEDLKQQWLSMIDAIADPLILIDSDYNIIRQNKAYFYMVENHKLDNITKIPGNKCYNIFAKRNLPCEHCLVQKVNENDKNIKWTSDSLIENKEFEILVHYVPANEKNNLRYVVHYRDISDQKNLQKTLAHSDKLVAIGKLAGGVAHEINSPLAGVLAFTQIVLSEMNEENPHKEDLEQIEIAARKCKEIVENLLNFARLEAHVEVKNEIQLLAEIQKTVKLAKGLLTQKNITVVWDILDNSDDTIYGNNGQIGQIFLNLISNAIQAMKNGGVIEIEKSTENDFVCIKIKDTGCGIHPDIINKIFDPFFTTKTVGEGTGLGLSITYSLVKQHGGSITVESVINEGSEFILKFPLKK, from the coding sequence ATGACTTCCAAAGATAATTATAATTTCATGGAAGATCTCAAGCAGCAATGGCTCTCAATGATAGATGCCATTGCTGACCCTCTTATTCTTATTGATAGTGATTATAATATTATTCGACAAAATAAAGCTTATTTTTACATGGTTGAAAACCATAAATTAGATAATATTACAAAAATACCTGGTAATAAATGTTATAATATATTTGCAAAAAGAAATTTACCTTGTGAACATTGCCTCGTACAAAAAGTAAATGAAAATGATAAAAATATTAAATGGACTTCAGATAGTCTAATAGAAAATAAAGAATTCGAAATACTCGTCCATTATGTACCCGCAAATGAAAAAAATAATTTAAGATATGTTGTTCATTATCGAGATATATCTGACCAGAAAAACCTGCAAAAAACATTGGCTCACTCAGACAAATTAGTTGCAATCGGAAAGCTTGCAGGTGGAGTCGCTCATGAAATAAATAGCCCACTTGCAGGAGTTTTAGCATTTACACAAATTGTCCTATCAGAAATGAATGAAGAAAATCCACACAAAGAGGATTTAGAACAAATAGAAATTGCAGCGCGAAAGTGTAAAGAAATTGTTGAAAATTTATTAAATTTTGCTCGTCTCGAGGCTCATGTAGAAGTTAAAAATGAAATTCAATTGCTCGCTGAAATACAAAAAACAGTTAAGTTAGCTAAGGGATTATTAACCCAAAAGAATATAACAGTTGTCTGGGATATTTTAGATAATAGCGATGACACCATTTATGGCAATAATGGTCAGATTGGCCAAATATTTCTAAATTTGATTTCTAATGCAATTCAAGCAATGAAAAATGGCGGTGTGATCGAAATTGAAAAATCAACAGAAAATGATTTTGTCTGCATCAAAATAAAAGACACAGGCTGTGGGATTCATCCCGATATTATCAATAAAATATTCGATCCGTTTTTTACAACAAAAACAGTCGGCGAAGGAACAGGACTCGGTCTCTCTATAACTTATTCGCTGGTTAAACAACATGGCGGAAGTATAACTGTTGAGTCTGTTATAAATGAGGGGAGTGAATTTATCCTAAAATTTCCACTTAAAAAATAA
- the rpmG gene encoding 50S ribosomal protein L33: MRDIIKLICSGDGKISCSGNNLYSTTKNKKASTKKLELKKFCKYCGKHTLHRESK, from the coding sequence ATGCGCGATATTATTAAGCTTATTTGTAGCGGTGACGGAAAAATTTCTTGTTCTGGCAATAATCTTTATTCCACTACAAAAAATAAAAAAGCTTCTACAAAGAAGCTAGAACTCAAAAAATTCTGTAAATATTGCGGTAAACATACGCTTCACAGAGAAAGCAAATAA